Genomic DNA from Haloplanus aerogenes:
CCTTCGCGCTGATCCGGCGTGCCGAACAGCCCGCTCCAGGCCCGCCGCTCCACGTTCAGGCCCGTCTCGACGCCGCCCTCGTGGAAGGCGTTGAGCGCCTCCTTCGCGGCGTAGAGGGCGTGGCGGGGTTTGGCCGCCAACTCGGCCGCCATCTCGTCGACGTGGTCGTAGAGTTCGTCGTGGGCGACCACCTCACCGATCAGTCCCCGTTCGTGGGCGTCGCTCGCGTCGAGGCGTTCGCCGAAGAAGATCAGCCGGCGCGCCGTCTCGTCGGGAACGAGTCGCTGGAGGAGCTGCGTCCCGCCCCAGCCGGGGATGATCCCGAGGTCGATTTCGGTCTGCCCGATGACGGCGCGTTCGCTCGCCACCCGCAGGTCGCAGGCGAGGGCGAACTCACAGCCTCCGCCGAAGGCGTAGCCGTTGATGGCGGCGATGGTGACGCCGGGGAAGGAGAGCAGGTCGCGGACGATATCCTGCCCGCGTTCGGCGTAGGCGAGCGCTTCGGGCGTGGAGAACTCCTTCATGTATTCGATGTCGGCGCCGGCGATGAACGCCTTGTCGCCGGCCCCCGTGAGGACGAGAACGCGCGCGTCCTCGCTTTCGGCTTCGGCGATGGCGTCGCCGATTTCGTCGAGCGTCTCGGTGTTCATGGCGTTCAACGCGTCGGGGCGGTCGACCGTGAGGCGGGCGACCCCGTCGGCAACGTCGAGCGTAACGGTGTTCCAGGACACGGCCGCTCGGAGGGCGGCCACAGGCGTAAACGTTCGGGGTGGGGCGTGGGGAACCACCCGCGACCGCGTCGTCGTAGTTTTAAGTATCTCGGGGGCTGAAAGACGGCGTCGACGCCCGTCCCCGCGTTCGACGAGAGTGACATGAACTATCAGTGGCTGATCGACCGCGTCGACCACTACATCGTCGACTATTCGCGTACGGTCGTCATCGTCTTCCTGCTCGCGACGGTCGTGTTCAGTGGTGGACTCGGCAGTATCGAGACCGAGAGCGGCCAGCAACAGTTTATTGAGGATTTGCCCTCCTTTCAGGCGTTAGAGGACGTACAACGGGATTTCGGTGCGACGTTCTCGCAGGTCAGCACGACCACGACGCTCGTCCAGAGCGACCAGAACGTCCTCTCGAAGCCCGCACTGCTCGATATGCTCCGCACGCAGGAGCAAGTCGCCGAGAGCGATCCATTACGGGTCGAAGATACGTCGAGTGCGGCCCAGACGGTCGCGCTGACCCTCGATCCGGACGCGACGACGACCGAGGAGCAGATCAGGGCGGTCGAGCGAGCGACGCCGGGCGAAATCGACCGTGCGGTGCGCCGTGCCGCCGACCGACGGGAGAGCTTTCGCTCGCAACTGAGTACGGATTTCAACCGGCGGTCGGCGTCCGCGTCGGCCACGGAGGCGACGGTCACGCATCGCGCCGGACCGGGTGCTGGCAGCGAGGGTGGCCCCGGCGGGGCGTCGGAGTTCCCCGCGAACAAGAAAGAGCGGATCGACCGGATCGTCCGGGCCGAGACGAGCGGATCGACTATCCGCGTCCTCGGGACGGCGCCGGACACGACGACCACGACGCTGACTGTCGTGTTGCCCATCGCGCTCGTCCTGATCGTCATCATGCTGGCCGTCGCGTACCGTGACCTCGTCGACCTCCTGATCGGCCTCGCCGGGATCATTATGACGCTGATCTGGACGTTCGGATTCATCGGCCTCGTCGGCATCCCCTTTGCCGTCCTGCTGATCGCCGTGCCGCCCATCCTCATCGCGGTGGGCATCGACTTCGGTATCCACGCGATCAACCGCTATCGGGAGGAGCGCGTCAAGGGAACGGGTGTCTCGGAGTCGATGCGGCTGACGACCGATCAGGTGAGCGTCGCCTTCTTCATCGTGATGGGCACGTCCGCCATCGGCTTCTTGTCGAACGTGATCAGCGCCTTCCCGCCGACGCGCGATTTCGGCGTCACCGCGGCGGCTGGTATCGTGTTCACGTTCCTCATTTTCGGCATCTTCGTCCCGGCGACGAAGGTGTCCGTGGATCGGCTCCGGGAGACGTATCCGATTCCGACGATCACGCAGACGCCGTTCGGGTCGGAGTCGTCGCCGCTGGGGCGGGCGCTCAGCGGCGGCGTCACCATCGCGGAACGGGCGCCCACGCTGTTCGTCCTCCTCGTCGTCCTCTCGACGGCCGGCGCCGGCGTCTACGCGACCGGCGTCGAGACCGGCTTCAGTCCGGACGACTTCCAGCCCGCCGCCGAGACGCCCGAGTATCTCCAGTATCTCCCCGAGCCGATCCGCCCGCCGGCGGAGTTCGAGTACGTGAAAATCGACAATTTCCGGGACGAGAACTTCGAGCAGGAGGGGCAGGTGTTGATGTACGTCGAGGGACCGATGCGACAGGACACGGCGCTCGAACGGCTCCACCAGGCAGGGAACGACCCTCCACCGACGTTCGTGCGCGAGGGATGGCACGCCGAGTCACGGAGCATCGTGACGCTGATTCGGTCGCACGCGCGGAACGACTCGGAGTTCCAGCGCGTCGTCGAGCGCAACGACCGCAACGACAACGGCATCCCCGACGACGACCTGCCGCAGGTGTACGCGGCGCTGGAGGAGTCGGCCGGTGAGGATCGGGTCGCCGAACTCCTGAGCGAGGAGCGACGGAGCGCGCTCGTCGTCTACACGGTCGACGGCGACGAAGCGGACGACGCGATCACCGACGACGCGTACCGCGTGGCGGGCGACCTGCGATACCGCGCCCAGCCGACGGGGAACTCCGTCATCTTCGACGAGGCGCTGGCGCTCGTGCTGGAGACGGTGATCCAGAGCCTCGTCCTGACGCTCGTCGGCGCGTCGCTGTTCCTGATCCTGATCTACTGGATCGTCGAGGGCCGGCCTTCGCTCGGCATCGCCAACGTTATCCCGATTCTCGTCACCGTCGTCGCGCTCGTCGCGTCGATGCGGCTCTTCGGGATCAAGTTCAACGCGATCAACGGGACGATTCTCGCTATCGCGGTCGGTCTCGGCATCGACTACTCGGTCCACGTCGTCCACCGGTTCGTCGACGAGTACGCGGAGCGGGACCTGTACCCCGCCCTGCGACGGACGGTCGTCGGGACCGGCGGAGCGCTGACCGGGAGCATGCTGACGACGGTGTTCGGCGTCGGCGTCCTCGCGCTCGCGCTCAACCCCGCCGTCGGCGTCTTCGGTATCCTGATCGCCCTCAGCGTGCTGTACGCGTACCTCACCTCGATCATCATCCTCCCGTCGATACTCGTGCTCTGGGCGCGGTTCGTCGACGAGAATGAGGAACGGAACACCGATATGGGGGACGCCCGAACCGCCGGCCGATGACACTGTCGGCAGCGGAACGCGAGCGGCTGGCGGACGTGGTCCGCCTCCAGCCGACGAAGAACAAGGAACTTCAGGAGCGGTGGGGGATGGAGAGCGGCAGCGAGGTCCACAGCTATCTGGAGGAGCACCTGAGCGACTACTACTACCGCAACGAGAACAGCTACATCTGCGCGACGCCGGAGGCGGCCGAACTCACCGGCGTCGATCCCGGCGTCGAGGGCGACGAAGATGGGGTGGAGGTCATCCGCGTCCCCGAACTGGAGGCGCAGGTGTTCGAAGTGGTGGCAGGCCCCGACGAACGCTCCGAGAGCGTCGTGAGCGTCCTCCAGAAGGTCCGCGAGGCGTTCGACGCCGACCCCGAGGTGGACGACGTGCGGGAAGCGCTCCAGAGCCTCCGGCGCAAGGGCGTCGTCGAGGTGGAGTACCGCACGGTCCCGACGTTCAGACTCGCGGTCGAGCGCGACGACGTGACGGTCGAAGTCGTCTAGCGCCGTCGCCGCCGTCGATCAGCCAGCAATCGCTGAATCCCTTTTCCGGGTCCGCCCTCGATGGGCCACCCCTTCGTGCGCCACGCGGGTGGTTCGGGCTGGAATTCGGGACACGACCCCGAACACTCGGCGGCCGTTGGGTGGCGCTCCTTCGCGGCACACCACGGGACGAACGCGCCGGCACGCTCGCGGAGTTCGAACCACCGGCAGTCGGGGCGCATCGTCTCGACGTAGGATCGCCAGCCGTCGCCGTAGGCCCGCTCCGCGATTTCGAGGCGTTTGTCGGCCTTCTCGCTCGCGGAGAGGGACGTGTCGGCCGTCGGATCGAGCGTCGCGGGGTGCCACGCGACGGTCGCCTCGGGGTCACCGTCGAAATCCAGCGCTAACACCCCCGCCTCGACCGGCAGGTCTTCCAGCAGGGCAGGTTCGACCGTCGCGCCCGTGGCGGCGGTGGCGACCCACACCTCGTCGGCCAGCGCCGTCGCCACGTCGTGTTCGAGTTGGTCCGCGAGCGCTCGCGCCGCGCTGGCGTCCAGATCGGGTTTGTTCTCGATGGCGACGATCCGGCGCACCCAGTCGGGGTACGGCGCAATCTGCCGAATCTCGATTCGATTCCCGTCCCGGCGCGTCTCGACGACGCCGCGAGCGTCGGCGCGATGAATCGCCGCGCGGACGTACCGCCACGGATAGCCGGGGTGCGGGAGCGCGTCGCGGTACCACGCCCACTCGGCGGGTGCGTTGCGGACGACGTGGAGGAGGTCGGAGTCGAGCGCTCGGTTACCGAAGGCGGCGCGGGCAGCGAGGGCGGTGGGATCGGCCTCGACGACGACGGTGTCCCAGCGCCGCCGCTGAGTACCGAGTTGCCGGGCGACGACGGGGATAGCGTCGGCGTCGCGGTCGGGTGGCCACGCGTGTTCGGCCCACCGGCAGGTGACGAGTTCGAAGCCGAACTCGGCGTCGCCGGGATAGCTCATACGGGTAGTCGTACGTCAGTACCGCGGCTTCGCCACGGTGTTTCGGCGAGCCAGCGGTACACCGGTACGACTACCCGTATCACTGCCTAGCCGAGATAGGTCCGCTCCTCGCCGGCGTCGGCCTCGGTGGCGAGTTCGTCGAGATAGTCGTGGGCCTGTTCGAGGATTTCGCGGGGACCGTCCTGCGTAATCGTGTTGATCGCCTGCTCGTAGTCGCGCCACTGGAGGTCGCGGTGTTCGTTCGAGAGTTCGGCGCTCGCCTCGAACGACCGGGCGATGAACAGGTGGACCGTCTTGTGGATGGTGTTGCCGCCGGCTTCGAAGACGTAGTCGTACTCCTCGCGGAAGCCGTCGATGAGACGGAAATCCTCGATGCCAGCCTCTTCGCTCACTTCTCTGATCGCAGTCTGCTGAAGCTCCTCGTCGCCTTCGACCCCGCCTTTCGGGAACTCCCAGTCCCCGGGACGGCTCTTCAGGAGGAGATACTCCCGGTGGCCGCGGGTGTCGCGGAAGAGGATGGCTCCAGCACTGGTCGCTTCGACCGTCATTACCGGCAGTAAACGGTCACAACTTATAAAGATTTCAAGGGAAGGAAGCGCCGAGCCAGGACGCGTGTGTTTTTGGGTGTCGAGCGCGCATGGACGGACAACGATGGCCTTCGTCACCAAACTCAGCTTCCAGAGCGGCGACCGGGACGCCCTGGAATCACTCGTGACAGATATCAAACGGATGGTGGAACGCAAGGGCGCCGAGTGCAAGGGTCCTCACTCCGCGCCGCCGGAACGACTCACCGTCCCGCAGTATCGCACGCTCGCACCCGGCGATCAGTTCCCCGCGTGGGACTACACCACCTACACCCGCCGCATGGAGATTCACGGCAACGACGAAGTCGCGCGACGCGTCGGCCACATGGACTTCCCCGACCACGTCCACGTCGAAATCGAGGTGGACCGGAAGAAGCCGATGGGGCACCGGAAGGACTAGTTTTCGTCGACGACGCCGAGCAACTCGCCCCGCCCCGCCCCGTCGACTCTTCGGCGTCGAAGTCGGTGACGCGCAGGCGAACGAGTCGGTCGCCCAGTCCGCGCTCCGCGTCGGGAAGTTGGATGATGGTATCGCCGATCCGCACCTGCGCGACCCCGTCCTCGTAGCCCGTCACGAAGGCCGTGAGTTCGTCGCCCGCAGTGTAGGACAGTCGGTTCGTTCGGAACGTCCATCCCGCAAACAGTTTGCCGAGGTTCATACGCGCGCCACCTCCTCGCTCTGGCGGTCGGGAACGTACTCCAGTCCGTAGCCAGTCCACGCCGCGACGAGGAAGACGGCGACGAGGAACCAGCCGTGGAAGACGTACGGCCACACCGCGGCGGGGTTGGCGGGCATCGCTTCGGTGAACCAGTCGAACTGCTGGGGGAGTTGGATCATCGCCGCGTAGCCCGCGAGGACGCCGCCACCCCACGGGAAGATGTAGCCGAGCGCGGACGTGTTGGCGTCCAAGATGTTGGCTCGGCGGTAGCCGTTGATGTTGAACCGCTGGCCGAGCGTACCGATAAACGGCGCGATGGCGATTTCGGCCGCCGTGTTGATCGTGATCGTCGCGTTGACGATGGCGGTGCCGATGACCATCGTCGTCTCCGCGCGGCGGACGGTCGTCGCGACGTGCTCCAGTAGCCACTCCTCGATGGCGGCGAAGCCGCCGCCGGCGCGCATCACCTGCGCCGCGCCGACGATGAGGAGGACGAGGACTCTCCCGTGGACCGAGTAAAATGGCGCGGAATGTCTCCGCAATACCGGGGCGACAACTTATGCCACCCGCCGCCTGTTGGTGGGGCATGAGCACGACCGACGACCTGATCGACCTGCGACGCGACCTCCACCGCCACCCCGAACCCGCGTGGCGGGAGTTCTACACCACCGCCCGCCTCGTCGACGAACTGGAGACGCGACCACTCGACGAACTCTACGTCGGGCCCGAAGTACTGGCCGAGGAGCGCCGGGGCGTCCCCGACGACGACGAACTCGACGACTGGGCACGGCGAGCGGTCGACGCCGGTGCCCGCGAGGACGTGGTCGACCGACTGGCGGGCGGCTACACCGGCCTCGTCGCCGTCCTCCGGAGGGGTGAGGGGCCGACCGTCGGCCTCCGGGTCGACATCGACGCTCTCCCGATCACCGAGGCCGACGACGGGGATCACGAACCCGCACGCGAGGGCTTCCGCTCCGAGAACGAGGGCTTCATGCACGCCTGCGGCCACGACGCCCACGCCACCGTCGGCGTCGGCGTCATCGACGCCATCGCCGAGAGCGACTTCTCGGGCACGCTCAAAGTGTTCTTCCAGCCGAGCGAGGAGATCGTCTCGGGCGGCGAACCGATGGCCGAAGGGGGCCATCTGGACGACGTGGAGTACTTCCTCGCGCTCCACGTCGGCCTCGACCATCCCACCGGCGAGGTGGTGGCGGGCGTCGACGGCTTCCTCGCACAGCAGCACTTCCGCGCCGACTTTTCGGGCGCCTCCGCCCACGCCGGCGGCCACCCCGAACGCGGCCGCAACGCGGTGCAGGCGATGGCGACGGCCATCCAGAACCTCTACTCCATTCCGCGGCACGACGAGGGTGCCACCCGCGTGAACGCCGGCCTCGTCGGCGGCGGCACCGCCTCGAACATCGTCCCCGAGGACGCCTTCATCGAGGGCGAGGTGCGCGGCGAGACGACCGAGTTGCGGGACTACATGGACGATCACGCCCAGCGTATCCTCCAGTCGGCCGCGGAGATGCACGACTGCGAGGTCGAGGTGGAGTACGGGGGCCGCGCGCCGGGCGGCGAGAGCGACGACGAACTCGCCGGCATCGTCGCGGAGGTGGCTGGCGAGACGGCTGGCGTCGACTCCATCCTCGACAGCGACGACCTCGGCGGGAGCGAGGACGCCACCTACCTCATGCAACACGTCCAAGATCGGGGCGGCCTCGCCTCGTTCGTCTGCGTGGGCACCGACCATCCCGGCGGCCACCACTCGCCCACGTTCGACGTGGACGAGGAGACGATTCGCATCGCTATCGACGTGTTCAGCGGGACGATCGAACGGTTGGGGCGGGAGGCGGTGTGACCGACGGTCACTCCAGCAGGATCGAGAACCCCCACCGTTCCGACGACTCCGGTTCGGCCGCCTCGGAGACGACGGAGATGGTCGTCTCGAAGCGGTACTCGCCGACGGGGAGACAGGCATCTCCGTCCGGCGTCGCGTAGAGGTCGACCGGACGGGCGCTCGACCCGCCGGCCTCGATCTCGAACGTCCGGTACTCCTCGGTCGTGGCGATGCCCTCGTGCAGCCGCCAGCAGTCGGGGTCCGCGGGGTACTCGCCCCCGCCCGGCAGGAGCACGAGTTCGCCCGCGTCGTCCATCACGTACTCGAAGTGGACCGCCCGGCCCTCGCCGACACGAATCGGCTCGTCGGCCGTGCTCGTGAGCACCGTTCGGAGCCCCGGCGGCTGCTCCGGTGTCGCGGCTTCGCGGACGACTTCGATGGCCGGCTGAACCGGGAGGGCCGGGCAGTCGTCGACGGCGACGAGCGTCACACCCGGACCGCCGGTCCCCGCGGGTCGGGTGCCGCTTGCACTATCGCTACAGGAACCGATCCCGTTCGTGTCCGGGGGCGGTTCGCTACTCGACTCCGTCGGGGTCGCCGAGTCCTCGCCGCCGCCGTCGCCGTCGCCGTCGCCGTTGCTCCCACCAGCGCAACCGGCGAGACCGATCAGGAATGCGGGACCGCCGATACGGCGGAGCCATCGTCGTCGCGTCGGATGCATACTTGACAAAGAATTCACACGTATGTAACGTTGTCTCCGATCCTCGTCGCGGGCCATCGACCGGAGTGGCCGGAGCCGGCGGCTAGTACTTCGGCTCCGCGCCCGTCGTCTCGTACACCCGCTCCATCAGCGAATCACGGTTCTCCTGCCACGCCGCGAGCCCGGACGGATCGGAC
This window encodes:
- a CDS encoding efflux RND transporter permease subunit; this translates as MNYQWLIDRVDHYIVDYSRTVVIVFLLATVVFSGGLGSIETESGQQQFIEDLPSFQALEDVQRDFGATFSQVSTTTTLVQSDQNVLSKPALLDMLRTQEQVAESDPLRVEDTSSAAQTVALTLDPDATTTEEQIRAVERATPGEIDRAVRRAADRRESFRSQLSTDFNRRSASASATEATVTHRAGPGAGSEGGPGGASEFPANKKERIDRIVRAETSGSTIRVLGTAPDTTTTTLTVVLPIALVLIVIMLAVAYRDLVDLLIGLAGIIMTLIWTFGFIGLVGIPFAVLLIAVPPILIAVGIDFGIHAINRYREERVKGTGVSESMRLTTDQVSVAFFIVMGTSAIGFLSNVISAFPPTRDFGVTAAAGIVFTFLIFGIFVPATKVSVDRLRETYPIPTITQTPFGSESSPLGRALSGGVTIAERAPTLFVLLVVLSTAGAGVYATGVETGFSPDDFQPAAETPEYLQYLPEPIRPPAEFEYVKIDNFRDENFEQEGQVLMYVEGPMRQDTALERLHQAGNDPPPTFVREGWHAESRSIVTLIRSHARNDSEFQRVVERNDRNDNGIPDDDLPQVYAALEESAGEDRVAELLSEERRSALVVYTVDGDEADDAITDDAYRVAGDLRYRAQPTGNSVIFDEALALVLETVIQSLVLTLVGASLFLILIYWIVEGRPSLGIANVIPILVTVVALVASMRLFGIKFNAINGTILAIAVGLGIDYSVHVVHRFVDEYAERDLYPALRRTVVGTGGALTGSMLTTVFGVGVLALALNPAVGVFGILIALSVLYAYLTSIIILPSILVLWARFVDENEERNTDMGDARTAGR
- a CDS encoding bis(5'-nucleosyl)-tetraphosphatase, whose amino-acid sequence is MTVEATSAGAILFRDTRGHREYLLLKSRPGDWEFPKGGVEGDEELQQTAIREVSEEAGIEDFRLIDGFREEYDYVFEAGGNTIHKTVHLFIARSFEASAELSNEHRDLQWRDYEQAINTITQDGPREILEQAHDYLDELATEADAGEERTYLG
- a CDS encoding amidohydrolase; translated protein: MSTTDDLIDLRRDLHRHPEPAWREFYTTARLVDELETRPLDELYVGPEVLAEERRGVPDDDELDDWARRAVDAGAREDVVDRLAGGYTGLVAVLRRGEGPTVGLRVDIDALPITEADDGDHEPAREGFRSENEGFMHACGHDAHATVGVGVIDAIAESDFSGTLKVFFQPSEEIVSGGEPMAEGGHLDDVEYFLALHVGLDHPTGEVVAGVDGFLAQQHFRADFSGASAHAGGHPERGRNAVQAMATAIQNLYSIPRHDEGATRVNAGLVGGGTASNIVPEDAFIEGEVRGETTELRDYMDDHAQRILQSAAEMHDCEVEVEYGGRAPGGESDDELAGIVAEVAGETAGVDSILDSDDLGGSEDATYLMQHVQDRGGLASFVCVGTDHPGGHHSPTFDVDEETIRIAIDVFSGTIERLGREAV
- a CDS encoding enoyl-CoA hydratase/isomerase family protein; this encodes MSWNTVTLDVADGVARLTVDRPDALNAMNTETLDEIGDAIAEAESEDARVLVLTGAGDKAFIAGADIEYMKEFSTPEALAYAERGQDIVRDLLSFPGVTIAAINGYAFGGGCEFALACDLRVASERAVIGQTEIDLGIIPGWGGTQLLQRLVPDETARRLIFFGERLDASDAHERGLIGEVVAHDELYDHVDEMAAELAAKPRHALYAAKEALNAFHEGGVETGLNVERRAWSGLFGTPDQREGMSAFVEKRDPDFE
- a CDS encoding uS10/mL48 family ribosomal protein, producing MAFVTKLSFQSGDRDALESLVTDIKRMVERKGAECKGPHSAPPERLTVPQYRTLAPGDQFPAWDYTTYTRRMEIHGNDEVARRVGHMDFPDHVHVEIEVDRKKPMGHRKD
- a CDS encoding DUF5787 family protein gives rise to the protein MSYPGDAEFGFELVTCRWAEHAWPPDRDADAIPVVARQLGTQRRRWDTVVVEADPTALAARAAFGNRALDSDLLHVVRNAPAEWAWYRDALPHPGYPWRYVRAAIHRADARGVVETRRDGNRIEIRQIAPYPDWVRRIVAIENKPDLDASAARALADQLEHDVATALADEVWVATAATGATVEPALLEDLPVEAGVLALDFDGDPEATVAWHPATLDPTADTSLSASEKADKRLEIAERAYGDGWRSYVETMRPDCRWFELRERAGAFVPWCAAKERHPTAAECSGSCPEFQPEPPAWRTKGWPIEGGPGKGIQRLLADRRRRRR
- a CDS encoding DUF5797 family protein, translating into MTLSAAERERLADVVRLQPTKNKELQERWGMESGSEVHSYLEEHLSDYYYRNENSYICATPEAAELTGVDPGVEGDEDGVEVIRVPELEAQVFEVVAGPDERSESVVSVLQKVREAFDADPEVDDVREALQSLRRKGVVEVEYRTVPTFRLAVERDDVTVEVV